The Rhizobium sp. CCGE531 genomic sequence TGTGATATCGTACGCGAAATGTTCCAGGCGGGCGAGTTGCAGCAACACCTTCAGGAACACGGCATCAGCGTTCGCGGCGCCGCCTGACCGGGCACCGGGCACCTCGTCCGGTTTCCATAGTTCAATTTGATCGAAAAGGCGCTGCCGCCGGGCGGCGCCTTGACATGTTTATGGGAACAAAACCGTGACGACTACATCCAAGGTTATGTCCCATGGGCAGCTGCCCATGGGCAAACGCGAGTTCATTGCGCTCGCGGCCTTCCTGATGGCGATCAACTCGCTCGCGATCGACATCATGCTGCCCGCCTTGCAGCAGATCGGCTCCAGCCTCGGCGTGATGAACGAGAATCACCGCCAGTATGTGGTGACGGCCTATCTGATCGGCTTCGGCTCGGCTCAGCTCGTTTACGGCCCCTTATCGGATCGCTTCGGCCGCCGCTTGCCTTTGCTGATCGGCATTACCGTCTACGTCGTCTCCGCCTTCGGCATTGCCCTTATTCCGTCCTTTGCCGGCCTGCTCGCCCTGCGCTTCATCCAGGGTCTCGGATCGGCGGCAACACGCGTTATCACCATTTCGATCGTCCGCGACGTCTTCGGCGGCCGGTTGATGGCCGAAGTCATGTCGCTGATCATGATGGTCTTCATGATCGTGCCTGTTATAGCGCCTGGAAGCGGCCAGATCATCTTGCTGATCAGCACCTGGCACATGATCTTCGTCTTCATCGGCACCATGGCGACACTTGTCGGTCTCTGGATGTACTTCCGTCTTCCCGAAACGCTGAAACCGGAAAACATCCGACCCCTGACGGTCAAATCCGTCGCGGCGGGCTTCCGCATCGTCCTGACGAACCGGGTGGCGCTCTGTTACACCCTTGCCAGCACGTTCCTGTTCGGGGCGCTGTTCGGCTTCATCAACTCGGCCCAGCAGATCTACAGCGGCATTTACGGGCTCGGCGTCTATACGCCCGTCGCCTTCGGCGGCGTAGCGCTGTTCATGGCCCTGTCATCCTTCATCAATTCGCAGCTCGTCGGCCGCTTCGGCATGCGGCGGCTGTCGCATGCGGCGCTGCTCGGCTTCTCCGTCGTGACCTTCATCTGGATGATCGTGCAGCTTTACGGCCCAGCGCCGATGCCCTTCCCGCTCTTCATGATCTTTTTCGCACTGGCGATGTTCCAGTTCGGCTGGATCGGCTCCAATTTCAACTCGCTCGCCATGGAGCCGCTCGGCCACGTCGCCGGGACCGCCTCCTCGGTGCTTGGCTTCATGAGCACTGTCGGCGGCGCATCGATCGGCGCCAGCATCGGCCAGTATTTCAACGGCACCGCGACGCCGATGGTGATCGGCTATTTCACCGTCTCGCTGATCGGTTTGATGTTCGTGCTGATTGCCGAAAAGGGCCGCCTCTTCCGCCCGCACAACGCGCCGCCTCCGGCTGATCAGTCCCTCGCTTTGCATTGACAGGCATATTCCAATGACCACTTCGCCTCAATCCCAGTCGCCGGAACAGTCCGGCTCCAACCGCATCGGTCTCGGCATCGTGGAATTCATCCTCATGATCGCCCTGATGACGGCCAGCATCTCCATGGGCATCGACAGCATGCTCCCGGCGCTGCCGAACATCGGCCAATCGCTTCATGTCGCCAACCCGAATGACACGCAGCTCGTCATCGGCGTCTACTTCCTGGGCTTCGGCATCTGCCAGCTCTTCTTCGGCAGCCTGTCGGACACCTATGGCCGCCGCCGCATCCTGCTCGGCGGCCTCGCCTTCTACACGGTGACGCTGTTTGCTGCTGCCTGGAGCGGCAATCTCTTCGCGCTGCTCGTCCTGCGCTTCGCCCAGGGTGTCGGCGCCGCGGCCGTGCGCATCACGACGCTTGCCATCGTGCGCGACTGCTTCGGCGGGCGCGAAATGGCTCGCGTCATGTCCTATGTGATGATCGTCTTCATGATCATGCCGATGGTTGCGCCTTTCGTCGGCCAGGTGATCGTTGCCTATTCCAACTGGCAATGGATCTTCATCCTGATCGGGATCGCCAGCGCCGGCCTTTTCCTGGTCGCCTTCTTCCGCATGAAGGAAACGCTTCCCGCCGAGGAGCGCCTGCCGCTTTCGGTCGCCTCCGTCCTTTCCGGCTTCAAGACGGTGCTGACCAACCGCATCACCTGCGGCTACATGATCGGCCTGACGCTCTATACCGGCGTCATTTGCGCCTACATCGTCTCCGTGCAGCAGGTTTTTGGCGAAGTCTACGGCCTTGGAGACACGTTCCCGATCGCCTTTGCGGCAACGGCAGCCGGCACTGCCGTGGCGCAGTTCGCCAACGGCTATTTCGTCCGCAGCTTCGGCATGCGCCGTATTTCTCATGCCGCCATGATCGTTTTCACCGTCCTTGGTGCTGTCGGCTATATCGTCGGCATGTTCGGTCAGCCAAGCTTCACCTTCATCTATATCCTGATTTCCGTAATGCTGATGATGTTCGCCGTCATCACCACCAACTGCATGGCGATCAGCCTGGAGCCGATGGGGCATCTGGCGGGCACGGCAGCCGCCATCACAAGCTCGATCTCCACGACAGTCGGCGTTCTCATCGGCGGCGTTGTCGGCCAGATGTTCGATGGTACGGCGCAGCCGCTGCTTGCCGGCTTCACCGTCTTCGGTGCGCTATCGATCCTGGCGACGCTCTGGGCGGAACGCGGCAAGCTCTTCACTCATCCGGGCGATGCGCCGACCCTAGAGCCGGGCATGGGCCACGTCTGATCGATGTCGCGTCCTCACACGCCGCGGCGCGGACGACTGACCCAGCGCACCGCCGCGGCGATCGCGAGCCCGAACAGCGGCCAGACCGCCCACGGCGTACCGTGCCAGGTGAAGAGATTGATCGCGACGATGCCGATGCTGGTGACGACAAGGCTGGCAATCGCCATATCGACCTGCTTGCTGCCACGAAGGACGCGATACGCCGTGACCCACAAAATGATGAGTATGGGCCATTTCGCCCAGAACTCGCCGTCCCACGTCAGCCCATTGAGTACGGCAAGGCCGATACAGACGATCAACGGGGTACCGTAATTAAGCCGCCAGTCCTGCAGCACAGATCCCCTCGCCACCACCTCGGGCGCCCGTGCCGGAGCTGGCTCCGGGCTGGATCGATAGTCTGAGGTGGTGGCATCGACCACCTGCACGCGGCCGATCCGCACCGCGTAGCTCGGCACGCCGCCGTCGATATTCTTGACATCGAGCTGGCCGAGGAAATCGAAGCCGACCGCCACCTTGTTACGGACCTGGTCGTAGACCGTGTTGGAAATGACGATACCACCCGGCACCGCGCGTGACTGCAGCCGCGCGGCAATATTGACGCCATCGCCATAGAGATCGTCGCCGTCGGCGATCACATCTCCAAGATTGAGACCGATGCGGAAGAGCATCTGCTTGTCGGGATCGCTGCCGGAATTATAACCGGCAATCTCGTTTTGCGTGTCGATTGCCGCGCGCACGGCTTCGACGACACTTGGAAATTCGGCAAACACGCCATCGCCCCAGGTATTGATGACCCGGCCGCCATGCGCCTCGATCAGCCGTTTCATCGCCTCGCGGTAGCGGCGAAGGGTCGAAAGCGTCCCCTCCTCGTCTTTCCCCATGAGGCGCGAATAATCCTGCACGTCGGCGCAGAAAATGGTGGTCAGCTTGCGGCTCGTCTCGGACATTTGTCTTCATCCTCGCGGCAAGCACCGACCAAGGCTCTTGCCTGTTAGAGCAAAGATAGCCTTCCAGGTACCATTTTCCAAGTGGGGCACCCCCGGCAATCCAATCGCAAAACCCGCCTAAACGGTGAAGACCTCGCGCCGCAGCAATTCCCAGGTGTCCTTGTCCACCGCAATCAGCAGCCCGCCGTCGAGGTGATGCGGCAAATAGGGCGAACCGTCGAAACGGCGGACGTAGGCGCCCGCTTCGGCAGAGATCAGCGATCCCGCCAGATGATCCCAGGGCATCAGCTTGTTGTACATGAGATAGTGCACATAGCCGCCGGCAAGCGTGCGGTATTCATGGGCCGCGCATCGATAACTGGTCGCGTAGCGCACCTTGGCAAGATTGCCCATGATCTCGGCGCGCTTTTCCTTGGGCAGATAGCCGGTGGCTGCCATGCCGACCAGCTCTTCCAGCGCGACCGGCGGAGCCGTGTTCAGACGCAGCATCTCGCCATCGGGCCGGCGCAACCATGCGCCGCTGCCGCGCTCCGCCAGCACCCAGTCGTCGCCCATCGGATCGAAGATGATACCGGCAACCGTTTCCCCTTTGGAGATCACCGAAGCCATGACGCCGAAAGCTGGAATGCCGGCTGCGAAATTGAACGTGCCGTCGACGGGATCGACGATGATGGCAAGGTCAGCGTCCGCCAGCTTCCCTAGCAGCGCCGGATCCGCCGCGACCGATTCCTCGCCGATGAAAAGCGCCTCGGGCCACAGCCGCGAAACCTCGGCCTTTACCATGCGCTCCGCACGCTCGTCGGCTTCCGTCACCAGATCGGTCGCCTCGCTCTTGGCGCGGACATCGTCGCTGCCAAGCCGGCGGAAACGCGGCAGGATCTCCGTCTGTGCCGCGCGGCGCAGCACGTGAGCAAGGGTCGTAACGTCAACGCGCGATGTCATGCTTTGTCCTTTCCCGTCAGGCGCCGATGATGTTGCGACGAATCATCCGCCAGCTTTCCTCATCCGGCGCGGAAATAATGCCGCCCACAGTTTCACCGGGTCTGTAGGGCGTGCCATCGAATTTGGCGGTAAAGCCGCCGGCTTCCTGATGCGCCAGCACGCCGGCAAGATGATCCCAAGGCATCAGCTTGGAATGGCCGATGAAATGCCATTTGCCTGATGCCGCCATCCAATATTCGTAAGCCGAGCAATTCAGCGAGAATGCCATTCGGGTCTTCGACAGATTGGCGCTGATGCGGGACCTATCCGGCTCCTCCATATGCGCCCAGGATATGGCGCCCGTCATTGCGCTCAGTGGAGCGGGGGCGGCAACGGAAAGCCGCCTTTCCTGCCCCGTTCGCCGGCACAGGAAAGTACCCGAACCCTTCATCGCAGTTACGGTGTCGCCGAGAACGGGATCATGAATGACGCTGGCGATCGTCTCGCCATTGGCGACCACCGCCACAATCGTGCCGAATACCGGCAGGCCGGCCGCGAAATTGAACGTGCCGTCGACAGGATCGATGGTAAAGGCCAGCCCCGCATGCGCCAGCGCGGGTACGACCGATTTGTCGGCCTCATAGGCCTCTTCGCCAACGATGAGGGCATCCGGGAAACGCGCCCTCAGCGCCGCAGTGATATGCTTTTCGGCCAGCAGATCGGCCTCTGTCACCAGATCGATGGCCGAGGTCTTTTCCGATATGTCGCCAGCGGCCAAATTGCGGAAGCGCGGGAGGATTTCCTGTGCCGCGGCTTCGGCGACAATCGTCATCAGGAAATCGAAATCTGTATCGGAGAAAGTCATCGGAGGCCTTTGCTTTGGAAGGGCCCCCTCTTATGCCCGATTCGATGACGATGGTGTGGCAAAACCAACTAATCTCAGTCGGTTCGTCCTGCAGAGGATCCGTCGGTCATCAATCCAGCGAAATCAAAGAGTTTCGGGTCGAGCAGATGCGAGGGATTCACATGCGCCAGCGCGCGCAGCATCGTGTCCTTGCGCCCCGGCATGCGCCGCTCGATATCCGCCAGCATGTCCTTCATGGCGTTGCGCTGCAGCCCGTCCTGCGAACCGCAGAGATCACAAGGAATGATCGGAAACTGCATGGCCGCGGCAAACTTGGCGAGATCGTCCTCCGCCGCATAGGCCAGCGGACGCAGCAGTATCAGATCGCCTTCGTCATTGAGCAGCTTTGCCGGCATGGAGGCCAGGCGGCCGCCATGGAAAAAGTTCATGAAGAAGGTTTCGAGAATATCCTCGCGATGATGGCCGAGCACCAGCGCGTCGCAACCCTCCTCACGGGCGATACGATAGAGATTGCCGCGACGCAGGCGCGAACAGAGCGAGCAATAGGTTGCGCCCTCGGGCACCTTCTCCTTCACGATCGAATAGGTGTCGCGATACTCAATGCGATGCGGAACGCCGATCTTCGTCAGGTATTCGGGCAGAATATGCTTCGGGAAATTCGGCTGGCCCTGGTCGAGATTGCAGGCGATCAGCTCCACCGGCAGCAGGCCGCGCCATTTGAGGTCGAGCAGGAGGGACAGCAGGCCATAGGAATCCTTGCCGCCGGAAAGGCCGATCAGCCAGCGCTTCTGTCCCTTCAGCATCTGGAAATCCTCCAGAGCCTGACGCACCTGCCGCAACAGTCGCTTGCGAAGCTTGTTGAAGGAAACAGACCGGGGCGCATCGAGGAACATCGGATGCACGGCGGAGCCGCCGTCCTCAGCCTCAATATCGATTTCGTCCGTGACAACAGTCGCG encodes the following:
- a CDS encoding inositol monophosphatase family protein, whose protein sequence is MTSRVDVTTLAHVLRRAAQTEILPRFRRLGSDDVRAKSEATDLVTEADERAERMVKAEVSRLWPEALFIGEESVAADPALLGKLADADLAIIVDPVDGTFNFAAGIPAFGVMASVISKGETVAGIIFDPMGDDWVLAERGSGAWLRRPDGEMLRLNTAPPVALEELVGMAATGYLPKEKRAEIMGNLAKVRYATSYRCAAHEYRTLAGGYVHYLMYNKLMPWDHLAGSLISAEAGAYVRRFDGSPYLPHHLDGGLLIAVDKDTWELLRREVFTV
- a CDS encoding multidrug effflux MFS transporter; its protein translation is MGKREFIALAAFLMAINSLAIDIMLPALQQIGSSLGVMNENHRQYVVTAYLIGFGSAQLVYGPLSDRFGRRLPLLIGITVYVVSAFGIALIPSFAGLLALRFIQGLGSAATRVITISIVRDVFGGRLMAEVMSLIMMVFMIVPVIAPGSGQIILLISTWHMIFVFIGTMATLVGLWMYFRLPETLKPENIRPLTVKSVAAGFRIVLTNRVALCYTLASTFLFGALFGFINSAQQIYSGIYGLGVYTPVAFGGVALFMALSSFINSQLVGRFGMRRLSHAALLGFSVVTFIWMIVQLYGPAPMPFPLFMIFFALAMFQFGWIGSNFNSLAMEPLGHVAGTASSVLGFMSTVGGASIGASIGQYFNGTATPMVIGYFTVSLIGLMFVLIAEKGRLFRPHNAPPPADQSLALH
- a CDS encoding multidrug effflux MFS transporter, with amino-acid sequence MTTSPQSQSPEQSGSNRIGLGIVEFILMIALMTASISMGIDSMLPALPNIGQSLHVANPNDTQLVIGVYFLGFGICQLFFGSLSDTYGRRRILLGGLAFYTVTLFAAAWSGNLFALLVLRFAQGVGAAAVRITTLAIVRDCFGGREMARVMSYVMIVFMIMPMVAPFVGQVIVAYSNWQWIFILIGIASAGLFLVAFFRMKETLPAEERLPLSVASVLSGFKTVLTNRITCGYMIGLTLYTGVICAYIVSVQQVFGEVYGLGDTFPIAFAATAAGTAVAQFANGYFVRSFGMRRISHAAMIVFTVLGAVGYIVGMFGQPSFTFIYILISVMLMMFAVITTNCMAISLEPMGHLAGTAAAITSSISTTVGVLIGGVVGQMFDGTAQPLLAGFTVFGALSILATLWAERGKLFTHPGDAPTLEPGMGHV
- a CDS encoding adenylate/guanylate cyclase domain-containing protein, with protein sequence MSETSRKLTTIFCADVQDYSRLMGKDEEGTLSTLRRYREAMKRLIEAHGGRVINTWGDGVFAEFPSVVEAVRAAIDTQNEIAGYNSGSDPDKQMLFRIGLNLGDVIADGDDLYGDGVNIAARLQSRAVPGGIVISNTVYDQVRNKVAVGFDFLGQLDVKNIDGGVPSYAVRIGRVQVVDATTSDYRSSPEPAPARAPEVVARGSVLQDWRLNYGTPLIVCIGLAVLNGLTWDGEFWAKWPILIILWVTAYRVLRGSKQVDMAIASLVVTSIGIVAINLFTWHGTPWAVWPLFGLAIAAAVRWVSRPRRGV
- a CDS encoding inositol monophosphatase family protein, with the translated sequence MTFSDTDFDFLMTIVAEAAAQEILPRFRNLAAGDISEKTSAIDLVTEADLLAEKHITAALRARFPDALIVGEEAYEADKSVVPALAHAGLAFTIDPVDGTFNFAAGLPVFGTIVAVVANGETIASVIHDPVLGDTVTAMKGSGTFLCRRTGQERRLSVAAPAPLSAMTGAISWAHMEEPDRSRISANLSKTRMAFSLNCSAYEYWMAASGKWHFIGHSKLMPWDHLAGVLAHQEAGGFTAKFDGTPYRPGETVGGIISAPDEESWRMIRRNIIGA
- the ttcA gene encoding tRNA 2-thiocytidine(32) synthetase TtcA, with amino-acid sequence MNIATVVTDEIDIEAEDGGSAVHPMFLDAPRSVSFNKLRKRLLRQVRQALEDFQMLKGQKRWLIGLSGGKDSYGLLSLLLDLKWRGLLPVELIACNLDQGQPNFPKHILPEYLTKIGVPHRIEYRDTYSIVKEKVPEGATYCSLCSRLRRGNLYRIAREEGCDALVLGHHREDILETFFMNFFHGGRLASMPAKLLNDEGDLILLRPLAYAAEDDLAKFAAAMQFPIIPCDLCGSQDGLQRNAMKDMLADIERRMPGRKDTMLRALAHVNPSHLLDPKLFDFAGLMTDGSSAGRTD